A single Bifidobacterium asteroides DNA region contains:
- a CDS encoding ECF transporter S component, producing MTEKQQQGRISTAHRLRWRPLDIAVGAGLGAVSGLIYWLASLLASWIFPLMTALLPGMAALLHGVFYFPCTLSLLILRKPGAAVYVGIISVLVEILPGNAYNVPMILVEAIIEALCAELAFGIFRYRRWTLGTTVLGGVLIALVYNAFLLAFYYQGVSLLSPRGIIGTICELISGVVLAGLVSWFLFRAIGSTGALDRLASGQDVRQV from the coding sequence ATGACGGAGAAACAGCAGCAGGGTCGGATTTCCACAGCTCATCGGTTGCGTTGGAGGCCGCTTGACATAGCGGTCGGCGCAGGCCTGGGCGCGGTGTCGGGGTTGATTTACTGGTTGGCCAGCCTGCTCGCCTCGTGGATATTCCCGCTGATGACGGCCCTGCTTCCGGGGATGGCGGCCCTTTTGCATGGGGTCTTCTACTTTCCCTGCACCCTTTCCCTGCTGATACTGCGCAAGCCAGGCGCAGCCGTCTACGTTGGCATCATCAGTGTCCTGGTCGAGATTCTGCCTGGCAACGCCTATAACGTGCCGATGATTTTGGTGGAGGCCATCATCGAGGCCCTGTGCGCGGAACTGGCCTTCGGAATATTCCGCTACCGCCGCTGGACCCTGGGAACGACCGTTCTGGGGGGTGTCCTGATAGCCTTGGTCTATAACGCTTTTCTCCTGGCCTTCTATTATCAGGGGGTCTCCCTCCTCAGCCCGAGGGGGATCATCGGCACCATCTGCGAGCTGATCAGTGGAGTGGTCCTGGCTGGACTGGTCAGCTGGTTCCTCTTCCGGGCCATCGGCAGCACCGGTGCTCTGGATCGGCTGGCATCCGGGCAGGATGTCAGGCAGGTCTGA
- a CDS encoding dihydroneopterin aldolase, with amino-acid sequence MDSIRLSSIKVAPLHGQQKPGLGYQVDAVLYLDLSEAGRLNDGTQTVDYVQIVRRIVNLVQNEPADEILESLTAKVADAILLSHQIRRTRVTVTRLGADQGTGVGFQVGVTLERAADDQVEGNPASMESGRVRGGGNAALGHPSFLLSGQADSGHAAQARLRHPVTSSTQNGLSSDLENDNEASSQPTVEGAKPKGLLMRDVIALEGASGTDRLTMLRALAALDGIPGSQLVGISPLYAYRDDQGDQRLSAVVILQTPLNLEELRSALDMVAAPIRQMGGLDADVVEVESLDGSVLSSQDRPPLLAAHAPSRILIPWAYLEPEHSLPGADGSCLASLANRAPDRDRISLVSEDWILDGLS; translated from the coding sequence ATGGATTCCATCCGTCTGAGTTCCATCAAGGTCGCACCCCTGCATGGCCAGCAGAAGCCTGGGCTCGGCTACCAGGTCGATGCCGTCCTCTACCTGGATTTGAGTGAGGCAGGCAGGCTCAACGACGGCACTCAGACCGTGGACTATGTGCAGATTGTCCGGCGGATCGTCAACCTGGTCCAAAACGAGCCGGCTGATGAGATTCTGGAGTCCCTGACCGCCAAGGTGGCTGATGCCATCCTGCTCTCCCATCAGATCCGCCGCACCCGGGTCACGGTCACCCGTCTGGGTGCTGACCAGGGAACAGGGGTCGGTTTCCAGGTGGGCGTCACCCTGGAGCGTGCGGCCGACGATCAGGTGGAAGGCAACCCGGCCAGCATGGAATCTGGACGAGTCAGGGGCGGCGGGAATGCTGCTCTAGGGCATCCCTCCTTCCTGCTGTCTGGTCAGGCCGATTCTGGCCATGCGGCACAGGCCCGGCTGCGTCACCCCGTAACCTCCTCCACGCAGAACGGCCTGTCCTCAGATTTGGAGAATGATAACGAAGCGTCTAGTCAGCCGACTGTTGAGGGGGCCAAGCCAAAGGGCCTTCTGATGCGTGATGTGATTGCGCTGGAGGGAGCATCGGGAACCGACCGGCTGACCATGCTTCGTGCTCTCGCAGCCTTGGACGGGATCCCCGGCAGCCAGTTGGTCGGCATCTCGCCCCTATATGCCTATCGGGACGACCAGGGGGATCAGCGTCTATCGGCCGTGGTTATTCTGCAGACACCGCTGAATCTGGAGGAACTGCGGTCGGCCCTGGACATGGTGGCCGCCCCTATCAGACAGATGGGCGGATTGGATGCAGACGTGGTCGAGGTGGAGAGCTTGGATGGTTCGGTTCTGTCCTCTCAGGACCGTCCGCCTCTGCTGGCTGCCCATGCTCCATCGCGCATTTTGATTCCCTGGGCTTACTTGGAGCCTGAACACAGTCTGCCTGGAGCTGACGGATCCTGTCTGGCAAGCCTGGCCAACCGCGCTCCTGACCGGGATCGCATCAGCCTGGTCTCGGAGGACTGGATTCTGGACGGGTTGTCATGA
- a CDS encoding acyl-CoA thioesterase: MSTEDEALAQAIAGLNLQKQQPADGRSRFLGKSLDFPTGRLYGGQLLGQAIMAGGRTVPKGRLPHSMHAYYLRTGLLDQDVQAEVETIRDGHSFSSRRVDLHQGERTILNALLSYQQVGQEGIRYADPMPTGLPDPEDLPGSRELMEPYADQSPFADYYAHQSPFDMRHVGGTVLLDDADEADKRDSEDDSRSRQAVWSRTQGGADLDPLMRRALLAMECDQIMMEPALRRAGLSMTTPGISFASIDHAMWWYQDLDPCDWHCFIQESPVADHGRSLCMAKVYNRQGDLAAYMVQEAMIRVPKN; this comes from the coding sequence ATGAGCACCGAGGATGAAGCACTGGCCCAGGCCATCGCCGGGTTGAATTTGCAAAAACAGCAGCCTGCCGATGGCCGTTCCCGTTTTCTAGGCAAATCGCTGGACTTCCCCACAGGCCGCCTTTACGGGGGCCAGCTGCTGGGTCAGGCTATCATGGCCGGCGGGCGGACCGTGCCGAAAGGTCGATTGCCCCACTCGATGCACGCCTATTATCTGCGCACTGGACTCCTGGATCAGGACGTTCAAGCTGAAGTCGAGACCATTCGAGATGGGCACTCCTTCTCCTCCAGACGTGTTGATCTGCACCAGGGGGAACGGACCATCCTGAACGCCCTGCTCTCCTACCAGCAGGTCGGCCAGGAGGGCATCCGCTATGCCGACCCCATGCCGACGGGGCTGCCCGATCCGGAGGATCTGCCTGGCTCCCGAGAGCTGATGGAACCCTATGCCGACCAGTCCCCCTTCGCTGACTACTATGCCCATCAGAGCCCCTTCGACATGCGCCACGTCGGCGGCACGGTCCTGCTGGATGATGCAGATGAGGCAGACAAAAGGGATTCCGAGGATGACAGCAGGAGCCGCCAGGCCGTTTGGAGCCGCACCCAGGGAGGTGCCGACCTGGATCCGCTGATGCGCCGGGCCCTGCTGGCCATGGAATGCGATCAGATCATGATGGAGCCCGCCCTGCGCCGTGCCGGGCTGAGCATGACCACCCCGGGTATCTCCTTCGCCTCCATCGACCATGCCATGTGGTGGTATCAGGATCTGGATCCTTGCGATTGGCACTGCTTTATTCAGGAGTCCCCAGTGGCCGACCACGGCCGCAGCCTGTGCATGGCCAAGGTTTACAACCGTCAGGGTGATTTGGCAGCCTACATGGTTCAGGAGGCCATGATCAGGGTGCCTAAAAACTGA
- a CDS encoding DUF3180 domain-containing protein, with the protein MRARRTPLVHYLVALVLGLMGGAGISELGMSTRTDLMGVPWLVSVLLFLLGAAILIMAFQVHRYAKGDRKEMDLRFAVNVLIMSKALGVACAALLGWYGSQALISMGHAGAPYYTRVMQECLVASLVCLIDVVAGAVGEWLCQLPPDDGPENPDRRKSSRRPMADATDTADRAKIKANSSKRPG; encoded by the coding sequence ATGAGGGCCCGCCGCACACCGCTCGTGCACTACCTGGTCGCCCTGGTCTTGGGGCTGATGGGAGGCGCCGGCATCTCGGAACTGGGCATGTCCACCAGGACGGACCTCATGGGGGTTCCCTGGCTGGTCAGCGTTTTGCTCTTCCTGCTGGGGGCGGCCATCCTGATCATGGCCTTCCAGGTGCATCGCTACGCCAAGGGAGACCGCAAGGAGATGGATTTGCGCTTCGCGGTCAACGTGCTGATCATGAGCAAGGCCTTGGGCGTTGCCTGTGCCGCCCTGTTGGGCTGGTATGGCAGTCAGGCACTGATCAGCATGGGGCATGCAGGCGCGCCCTATTACACACGGGTCATGCAGGAGTGCCTGGTCGCCTCCCTGGTCTGTCTGATCGATGTGGTGGCCGGAGCTGTGGGGGAGTGGCTCTGCCAGTTGCCCCCGGATGACGGGCCTGAGAACCCCGATCGGCGCAAGTCCTCGCGTAGACCCATGGCCGATGCGACCGATACCGCTGACAGGGCGAAGATAAAGGCCAATTCAAGTAAAAGGCCGGGCTGA
- the ettA gene encoding energy-dependent translational throttle protein EttA codes for MAEFIYQMIKARKSFGDRVILDDVTLSFLPGAKIGVVGPNGMGKSTLLRIMAGLDTVSNGEAQLTPGYTVGILQQEPPLDEDKTVGENIRMAFGDIMSKVDRFNQIGEQMADPNADYDALMTEMGQLQEQIDAANGWDLDSQLDQAMDALQCPDPDTPVSVISGGERRRVALCRLLLEAPDLLLLDEPTNHLDAESILWLEQYLHTYKGAVLAVTHDRYFLDNVAEWICEVDRGHLYPYQGNYSTYLETKAKRLEVQGQKDAKLAKRLNNELEWVRSSPKARQAKNKARLERYEQMENEARNNKKLDFSEIQIPPGPRLGSKVLEAEHIHKAFGDRVLIDDLSFTLPRNGIVGVIGPNGVGKSTLFKTIVGLEPLTSGSLEVGDTVKISYVDQNREGIDPNKNLWEVVSGGLDFIEVGGVEVPTRAYVASFGFKGSDQQKPAGVLSGGERNRLNLALTLKQGGNLLLLDEPTNDLDVETLESLENALLVFPGCAVVISHDRWFLDRIATHILAWEGTDENPASWYWFEGNFQAYQENKVKRLGEEASRPHRIHRKLTR; via the coding sequence TTGGCCGAATTCATTTATCAGATGATCAAGGCGCGCAAGTCCTTCGGCGACCGCGTCATCCTGGACGATGTGACCCTGAGTTTCCTGCCCGGCGCCAAGATCGGCGTGGTGGGCCCCAACGGCATGGGCAAGTCCACCCTGCTGCGGATCATGGCTGGCCTGGACACGGTCAGCAACGGCGAGGCTCAGCTCACCCCCGGCTACACGGTAGGCATCCTCCAGCAGGAGCCGCCCCTGGACGAAGACAAGACCGTCGGCGAGAACATTCGCATGGCCTTCGGCGACATCATGAGCAAGGTGGACCGCTTCAACCAGATCGGCGAGCAGATGGCCGATCCCAATGCCGATTACGACGCCCTCATGACCGAGATGGGCCAGCTCCAGGAGCAAATTGATGCCGCCAACGGCTGGGATCTGGATTCCCAGCTGGATCAGGCCATGGATGCCCTGCAGTGCCCCGACCCGGACACCCCGGTCTCGGTCATCTCTGGAGGGGAGCGCCGCCGGGTGGCTCTATGCCGGCTGCTGCTGGAAGCCCCCGACCTGCTCCTGCTGGACGAGCCCACCAACCACTTGGATGCCGAGTCCATCCTCTGGCTGGAGCAGTACCTGCACACCTATAAGGGCGCTGTCCTGGCCGTGACCCACGACCGGTACTTCCTGGACAACGTGGCCGAATGGATCTGCGAGGTGGACCGCGGCCACCTCTACCCCTACCAGGGCAACTACTCCACCTACTTGGAGACCAAGGCCAAGCGTCTGGAGGTCCAGGGGCAGAAGGACGCCAAACTGGCCAAGCGTCTCAACAACGAACTGGAATGGGTCCGCTCCTCCCCCAAGGCCCGCCAGGCCAAGAACAAGGCCCGTCTGGAGCGCTATGAGCAGATGGAGAACGAGGCCCGGAACAACAAGAAGCTGGACTTCTCCGAGATTCAGATTCCGCCGGGTCCCCGTCTGGGCTCCAAGGTGCTGGAGGCCGAGCACATCCACAAGGCCTTCGGCGACCGCGTCCTGATCGACGATCTGAGCTTCACCCTGCCTCGAAACGGGATTGTGGGCGTCATCGGGCCCAATGGCGTGGGCAAGTCGACGCTCTTCAAGACCATTGTGGGCTTGGAGCCTCTGACATCGGGCTCCTTGGAGGTCGGCGACACGGTCAAGATCTCCTATGTGGATCAGAACCGCGAGGGCATCGACCCCAACAAGAACCTCTGGGAGGTGGTCTCCGGCGGGCTGGACTTCATCGAGGTCGGCGGCGTCGAGGTGCCCACCCGCGCCTATGTGGCCTCATTCGGCTTCAAGGGTTCGGATCAGCAGAAGCCGGCCGGCGTCCTATCCGGTGGCGAGCGCAACAGACTGAACCTGGCACTCACCCTCAAGCAGGGCGGCAACCTCCTCCTGCTGGACGAGCCGACCAACGACTTGGATGTGGAAACCCTGGAGAGCCTGGAGAACGCCCTGTTGGTCTTCCCCGGCTGCGCTGTGGTCATCTCCCACGACCGCTGGTTCCTGGACCGGATCGCCACTCATATTCTGGCCTGGGAGGGCACGGACGAGAATCCGGCCTCCTGGTACTGGTTCGAGGGCAACTTCCAGGCCTACCAGGAGAACAAGGTCAAGCGTCTGGGCGAGGAGGCCTCCAGGCCCCACCGCATCCACCGCAAGCTGACCCGCTGA
- a CDS encoding peptide ABC transporter substrate-binding protein, whose translation MTKLRSYLAAAVLPLILAAGACGPSQASQEDRIDPQAAISVNNAEPTAPLIPSSTNDTAGWKVMTQLFDGLVTFDAKGGMTLVEAKSITPNQDASQYTIVLKPGLTFSDGEQITAKTYADSWSFAANAANGQLGASAFSTIAGYEQVQDEHGDPKAPLSGLRVVDDLTLEVTMDKPDSSFPYKVGDVAFLPLPAAAYKDIKAFGKKPIGNGPYRFKSWVPNQGIKLEKDPSYKGPRKARNGSLEFRDYQSLDAAYADIQAGHLDVLDTVPVSRLKTFHTDSGLQPLIKPGPAFRSLTIPQGLQHFQGQEGALRRAALSYALDRAKIADKVFAGSVTPTTDFLAPTIKGNASDITGKEVLKHDPDQARKLWKQADAISPWEGTLRIAYSADGADKDWVDAVLHEYAQVLGIKTAPNIFPTGKEFNTAVHNRQVNSIFNSGITSDYPHPEGYLVQGYASSQADGKGLNNGDYKSAEYDAILSRAASKTDQDEAMQDYRQAEAVLFKDLPVLPLWYRKVSAVAGKQVRQAPFGYMGLPVYNQVTK comes from the coding sequence ATGACCAAACTTCGTTCCTACCTTGCAGCAGCGGTGCTTCCGCTCATCCTGGCAGCGGGCGCCTGCGGCCCCTCCCAGGCCTCCCAAGAAGACAGGATTGACCCTCAGGCCGCCATCAGCGTCAACAATGCCGAACCTACGGCTCCGCTGATTCCCTCCAGCACCAACGACACCGCGGGCTGGAAGGTGATGACCCAGCTCTTCGACGGGTTGGTCACCTTCGATGCCAAAGGCGGGATGACCCTGGTCGAGGCCAAATCGATTACTCCCAATCAGGATGCAAGCCAGTACACGATTGTCCTCAAACCAGGACTCACCTTCAGCGACGGGGAACAGATCACAGCCAAGACCTATGCGGATTCCTGGTCCTTCGCGGCGAATGCAGCCAATGGGCAGCTGGGCGCCTCGGCTTTTTCGACCATCGCCGGGTACGAGCAGGTGCAGGATGAGCATGGCGACCCCAAGGCTCCTCTGTCCGGTCTCCGGGTGGTCGACGACCTGACCCTGGAGGTGACCATGGACAAGCCGGATTCCTCCTTCCCCTACAAGGTGGGAGATGTGGCCTTCCTGCCACTGCCGGCAGCCGCCTACAAGGACATCAAGGCCTTCGGCAAGAAACCGATCGGGAACGGGCCCTACCGCTTCAAATCATGGGTGCCTAATCAGGGCATCAAGCTGGAGAAGGATCCCTCATACAAGGGACCGCGCAAGGCTCGGAACGGAAGCCTGGAGTTCAGGGACTACCAGAGCCTCGATGCCGCCTATGCCGATATCCAAGCCGGTCACCTGGATGTGCTCGATACGGTTCCGGTCTCCCGCCTGAAAACCTTCCATACCGATTCGGGCCTGCAGCCCTTGATCAAGCCAGGGCCGGCCTTCCGGTCCCTGACCATCCCGCAAGGCCTGCAGCATTTCCAGGGGCAGGAGGGCGCCCTTCGCCGGGCGGCCCTGTCGTATGCCCTGGATCGCGCGAAAATAGCCGACAAGGTCTTCGCTGGTTCGGTTACGCCGACCACTGATTTCCTGGCACCCACCATCAAGGGGAATGCTTCCGACATCACAGGCAAAGAGGTACTGAAGCACGATCCGGACCAGGCCCGTAAACTGTGGAAGCAGGCTGATGCCATATCTCCCTGGGAAGGCACGCTTCGCATTGCGTACAGTGCCGACGGGGCAGACAAGGACTGGGTTGATGCGGTTCTGCATGAGTATGCCCAGGTTCTGGGAATCAAGACGGCACCGAATATCTTCCCGACTGGCAAGGAATTCAATACTGCAGTTCATAACCGTCAGGTCAACAGTATTTTCAATTCGGGCATCACCTCGGACTATCCCCACCCCGAAGGCTACTTGGTTCAGGGATATGCCTCCAGCCAGGCTGATGGCAAGGGTCTGAACAACGGGGACTACAAGAGCGCCGAATACGATGCCATTCTTTCCCGTGCCGCCTCCAAGACCGATCAGGACGAAGCCATGCAGGACTATCGCCAGGCCGAGGCCGTCCTCTTCAAGGATCTTCCGGTGCTGCCGCTCTGGTACAGGAAGGTATCGGCGGTGGCCGGCAAGCAGGTTCGCCAGGCTCCTTTCGGATACATGGGCCTGCCTGTCTACAACCAGGTCACCAAGTAG